One region of Primulina tabacum isolate GXHZ01 chromosome 1, ASM2559414v2, whole genome shotgun sequence genomic DNA includes:
- the LOC142543910 gene encoding uncharacterized protein LOC142543910, producing the protein MAQSLELLLIQFLMPDNDARRQAEDQIKRLSKDPQVVPALVHHLRTAKTPNVRQLAAVLLRKKITGHWSKLSTQLRQVVKQSLIESITMEHSAPVRRASANVVSIIAKYAVPSGEWPDLLPFLFQCSQSAQEEHREVALILFSSLTETIGNSFRPYFTDLQALLLKCLQDETSNRVRVAALKAVGSFMEFTHDENEVVKFREFIPSILNVSRQCLASGEEDIAVLAFEIFDELIESPAPFLGDSIKAIVQFSLEVCASSNLESNTRHQAIQIISWLAKYKSNSLKKYKLVGPILQIMCPLLAESTNEEDDDLAPDRAAAEVIDTMAINLPKQVFSPVFEFASLSSQNANPKFREASVTALGVVSEGCLELMKTKLEPVLHVILGALRDPEQMVRGAASFALGQFAEHLQPEIVSHYATVLPSILNALEDASDEVKEKSYYALAAFCENMGDEILPFLDPLMGKLLAALQSSPRNLQETCMSAIGSVATAAEQAFVPYAERVLELMKIFMVLANDEDLRSRARATELVGIVAMSVGKARMEPILPPFIEAAISGFGLEFSELREYTHGFFSNVAELLGDSFAQYLPHVVPLAFSSCNLDDGSAVDVDDSDEDENVSGFGGVSSDDEAHDEPRVRNISVRTGVLDEKAAATQALGLFALHTKIFYVPYIEETLKILVRHSTYFHEDVRLQAITSLKYILTVIQAVSQNHNEGITKTKEVLDTIMDIYVKAMTEDDDKEVVAQACMCIADIINDFGYLAVEPYMPSLVEATLVLLREESTCQQIESDGEIEEDAEHDEVLMDAVSDLLPAFAKAMGAQFSPIFSQLFEPLMKFAKASRSPQDRTMVVASLAEVAQHMGAPISSYVDVVMHLVLKELGSADATNRRNSAFCVGELCKNGGDSALKYYADVLSCLHPLFGESEPDNAVRDNAAGAVARMIMSHPESIPLNQVLPVFLQVLPLKEDREESLTVYGCICNLVISSNTQILSFVPQLVNLFAEVAVSPDETPEVKVYIGRAFSHLISIYGHQMQPLLGNLSPTQANALAAIAPKS; encoded by the exons ATGGCGCAGTCGCTGGAACTTCTGCTTATTCAATTCTTGATGCCGGACAACGATGCGCGGCGCCAGGCGGAGGATCAGATTAAGCGGCTCTCCAAGGATCCGCAGGTGGTTCCAGCACTTGTCCACCACCTCCGCACTGCTAAGACCCCCAACGTCCGCCAGCTTGCTGCCGTTCTCCTCCGCAAGAAGATTACCGGGCATTGGAGCAAGCTCTCTACGCAGCTCCGCCAGGTGGTCAAGCAGTCACTAATTGAAAGCATCACCATGGAACATAG TGCACCAGTGAGGCGAGCTAGTGCAAACGTAGTGAGTATCATAGCCAAGTATGCAGTCCCATCTGGAGAATGGCCAGATTTGTTGCCATTTCTATTCCAATGCAGTCAGAGCGCTCAGGAAGAGCACAGAGAA GTGGCGTTGATACTTTTCAGCTCCTTGACAGAAACAATTGGGAATTCGTTTCGACCGTACTTTACAGATTTACAGGCTCTGCTACTAAAATGCCTACAAGATGAGACCAGCAATCGTGTTAGAGTTGCTGCTCTCAA GGCCGTTGGTTCTTTTATGGAGTTCACTCATGATGAGAATGAAGTG GTCAAGTTTCGAGAGTTTATTCCCAGCATTTTGAATGTGTCAAGGCAATGCCTTGCTTCTGGTGAAGAGGATATTGCTGTACTTGCTTTTGAGATTTTTGACGAGCTAATCGAGTCTCCAGCTCCTTTTCTTGGAGATTCTATCAAAGCTATTGTTCAATTTTCTCTTGAAGTTTGTGCAAGTTCTAATCTGGAATCCAACACTCGCCATCAG GCTATTCAAATAATTTCATGGCTTGCAAAATATAAGTCCAATTCCCTAAAAAAGTACAAGCTGGTTGGACCAATCCTGCAAATTATGTGTCCGTTACTTGCAGAATCCACTAACGAAGAAGATGATGATCTAGCACCAGACCGAGCTGCTGCGGAAGTTATTGATACCATGGCTATAAATCTTCCAAAGCAAGTATTTTCACCTGTTTTTGAGTTTGCTTCTTTAAGCAGTCAGAATGCCAATCCAAAGTTTAGGGAAGCTTCGGTTACCGCTTTAGGCGTTGTATCAGAAGGTTGTTTAGAGTTGATGAAAACCAAATTGGAGCCTGTACTTCATGTTATTTTGGGAGCACTTAGGGATCCCGAGCAAATGGTACGAGGGGCTGCATCCTTTGCGCTTGGTCAATTTGCTGAGCATCTGCAGCCTGAGATAGTATCGCATTATGCAACCGTTCTTCCTTCTATATTGAATGCCCTAGAGGATGCATCTGATGAAGTAAAG GAGAAGTCATATTATGCATTGGCAGCATTTTGTGAGAACATGGGTGATGAAATTCTTCCTTTTCTGGATCCTTTGATGGGAAAATTACTTGCTGCACTCCAAAGTAGTCCTCGTAATTTGCAGGAGACTTGCATG TCCGCAATTGGTTCAGTTGCAACTGCTGCAGAACAAGCTTTTGTTCCATATGCTGAAAGGGTTCTTGAGTTGATGAAAATTTTCATGGTGCTTGCAAATGATGAGGACCTCCGATCGCGAGCAAGGGCTACTGAGTTAGTTGGAATAGTTGCAATGTCTGTTGGGAAGGCTAGGATGGAACCAATATTGCCCCCCTTCATTGAAGCTGCTATATCG GGTTTTGGGTTAGAGTTCAGTGAGCTTCGGGAGTACACCCATGGGTTTTTCAGCAATGTGGCTGAACTCTTAGGTGATTCATTTGCTCAG TACCTTCCTCATGTAGTTCCTCTGGCATTTTCCTCCTGCAACCTTGATGATGGCTCTGCTGTGGATGTTGATGATTCTGACGAGGATGAAAATGTCAGCGGATTTGGCGGTGTATCATCTGATGACGAAGCACATGATGAACCGAGAGTTCGTAATATCAGTGTGAGAACTGGTGTTTTGGATGAAAAAGCAGCCGCTACTCAAGCTCTTGGCTTATTTGCTCTGCATACAAAGATTTTCTACGTGCC GTACATAGAGGAGACCCTGAAGATTTTGGTTAGACACTCTACTTATTTTCATGAGGATGTTCGGCTTCAGGCGATAACCTCATTGAAAT ATATTTTGACAGTCATTCAAGCAGTATCCCAGAATCATAAT GAAGGAATCACTAAGACAAAAGAGGTTCTTG ATACTATAATGGACATCTATGTGAAAGCAATGACGGAAGATGATGACAAGGAAGTTGTTGCTCAAGCCTGTATGTGCATTGCCGACATCATTAATGATTTTGGGTACTTGGCTGTCGAGCCTT ACATGCCTTCACTTGTTGAAGCTACTTTGGTATTACTCCGTGAGGAATCTACATGTCAGCAGATTGAATCGGACGGTGAGATTGAGGAGGACGCTGAACATGACGAAGTGCTCATGGATGCAGTTTCTGACCTCCTCCCTGCCTTTGCAAAGGCAATGGGTGCTCAATTTTCTCCAATTTTTTCGCAGCTGTTTGAACCTTTGATGAAGTTTGCG AAAGCATCACGCTCACCACAAGATAGGACTATGGTTGTTGCCAGCCTTGCAGAAGTTGCGCAGCATATGGGTGCTCCAATTTCTAGCTATGTTGAT GTTGTGATGCATCTTGTACTCAAAGAACTAGGATCAGCTGATGCGACAAATCGGAGAAATTCAGCATTTTGTGTGGGCGAGCTGTGCAAAAATGGTGGTGACTCTGCCTTGAA ATATTACGCTGATGTTTTAAGTTGCCTTCACCCCCTGTTTGGAGAGTCCGAGCCAGATAATGCGGTGAGGGACAATGCTGCGGGTGCAGTGGCAAGGATGATAATGTCTCACCCCGAGTCGATTCCACTCAACCAG GTCCTTCCTGTTTTCTTGCAAGTGCTTCCATTGAAAGAGGATCGTGAAGAATCTCTGACTGTCTATGGCTGTATCTGCAATCTAGTTATATCATCTAATACTCAG ATACTGTCTTTCGTTCCACAGCTAGTTAATTTATTTGCTGAAGTTGCTGTCTCTCCGGATGAAACTCCGGAAGTTAAGGTTTACATAGGCAGGGCGTTCTCTCACCTTATATCCATTTATGGTCATCAAATGCAACCTCTCTTGGGCAATCTTTCACCGACCCAGGCTAATGCTCTAGCAGCAATTGCACCTAAGAGCTGA